In the bacterium HR34 genome, one interval contains:
- the ltxB gene encoding Leukotoxin export ATP-binding protein LtxB: MEDFINKLPKKHNQIVGELGVKLSSGQKQRIAIARAILKKPKILILDEPTSNLDAKTERVLTENLNELMQNSTAIIIAHRLSTIKKCDKFWFYTMVK, encoded by the coding sequence TTGGAAGATTTTATAAATAAACTTCCGAAAAAACATAATCAAATAGTGGGTGAGTTAGGAGTAAAGTTATCATCAGGACAGAAACAAAGAATTGCTATCGCAAGGGCCATACTTAAAAAACCAAAAATATTAATTTTAGACGAACCCACCTCAAACTTAGATGCTAAAACAGAAAGAGTATTAACCGAAAATTTAAATGAACTTATGCAAAATAGCACAGCAATAATAATCGCTCATCGTCTATCAACTATTAAAAAATGCGATAAATTTTGGTTTTACACAATGGTAAAATAG